The following coding sequences lie in one Deinococcus sp. YIM 134068 genomic window:
- a CDS encoding glycosyl hydrolase, whose protein sequence is MQPTRTKLSGVMALLALGAAACGRTEQQQASQPGGAPTVRATALPAGAQGPSNNVGAPVAPKRTANVRGPVPTNDWWSSLVFQRYPDNPYSENMHAQPLSMRAKASGLGIAYPATHVITPDNRKYEHTYTEDFTLGVAGLNSPDAKLDGYSDWTVRSFWSGGGASLTTTFGHGLPYVYATKTGGDIRIVFNGAPGVWSNAGNVVGVSIRGHHYGLFAPSGATWRVEGNTLISSLAGKNYVSVAALPDNAGGTLSEFARHAFAFVTDTRVSYSVQNGTVNTTFTATTTPMEGSETRPLMALYRHQWLNSGAVNTGYTYTSARGSMRVLRGNSFSTSLRFGGVLPTLPDRGTYDRNRLAGYLNEAAARPAITGTDTYWVGKSLGRAAELTHIASQLGNTGAQGALLGNMKTKLQDWLTPGGENYFAYDDVWGTLIGYPASYGSDTELNDHHFHYGYFVQAAAAIAMYDPAWANTWAGQINDLIMDAANPGSDTRFPRLRNFDPYAGHSWASGHAGFASGNNNESSSEAINFATGLILWGSLTNNAQVRDLGIYLYATEVSAIEQYWFDVDNAVYPSNFIHPAVGMNWGDGGSYSTWFTAEPEMIQGINFLPIQHGSLHLGSRPDYIRTNYAHMTGQNGGEPGVWQDIWWGYLALSDPAAAIQKFDANQGYTPEEGQSKAFTYHWIHNLNALGRPDVGVTSNSATAATFNKNGTRTYVAYNPGGAATTVTFSTGATLNVPARSLATSSGGVITNPPPAPTLQPGSFYSLRTVTPGVTRYLRHAGSLASTEVVDANSAAGLKQDASWKAAPGLADAGCVSFESVNFPGSYLRHAGSRLRIDPNNTTDLFRQDATFCVRAALDRSGGNVSLASKNFPNSYIRHRGGEVWLDPNDNSAGFRADASWAPMSAWSTSGTTPPPPAASANIPGVVTTNAGAIANGASRSWNLNATGAANLRLRLTSNSTQNSRSITVVFAGREIPLSINAGQTVNVDFAGVGAGAQTLTLRAGNDAVSLGQLEFVTY, encoded by the coding sequence ATGCAACCCACCAGAACGAAGCTCTCCGGCGTGATGGCGCTGCTGGCGCTCGGCGCGGCGGCGTGCGGCAGAACGGAACAGCAGCAGGCCAGCCAGCCGGGCGGAGCGCCCACCGTGAGGGCCACCGCGCTCCCCGCCGGGGCGCAGGGACCGTCGAACAATGTCGGTGCCCCGGTCGCCCCGAAGAGGACGGCCAACGTGCGCGGCCCGGTCCCCACGAACGACTGGTGGTCGTCGCTGGTCTTCCAGCGCTACCCGGACAACCCCTATTCCGAGAACATGCACGCCCAGCCGCTCTCGATGCGGGCGAAGGCCAGCGGCCTGGGCATCGCGTACCCCGCCACGCACGTCATCACGCCGGACAACCGCAAGTACGAACATACCTACACCGAGGACTTCACCCTGGGCGTCGCGGGGCTGAACTCGCCCGACGCCAAACTCGACGGCTATTCCGACTGGACCGTGCGCTCGTTCTGGAGCGGCGGCGGCGCGAGCCTCACCACCACCTTCGGCCACGGCCTGCCCTACGTGTACGCGACCAAGACGGGCGGCGACATCCGCATCGTTTTCAACGGGGCACCGGGCGTGTGGTCGAACGCGGGCAACGTCGTCGGCGTCTCCATTCGCGGGCACCACTACGGCCTGTTCGCCCCGAGCGGCGCGACGTGGCGGGTGGAGGGCAACACCCTGATCTCGAGCCTCGCGGGCAAGAACTACGTGTCTGTGGCCGCCCTGCCGGACAATGCCGGTGGCACGCTGAGCGAGTTTGCGCGCCACGCCTTCGCCTTCGTGACCGACACGCGGGTCAGCTACTCGGTCCAGAACGGCACGGTGAACACGACGTTTACGGCCACGACCACGCCGATGGAGGGCAGCGAGACCCGGCCCCTCATGGCGCTCTACCGCCACCAGTGGCTCAACTCCGGGGCGGTGAACACGGGCTACACCTACACCTCGGCGCGCGGGAGCATGAGGGTGCTGCGGGGCAACAGCTTCTCGACCTCGCTGCGCTTCGGGGGCGTGCTGCCCACCCTGCCCGACAGGGGCACGTATGACCGGAACCGGCTGGCGGGCTACCTCAACGAGGCGGCGGCCAGACCCGCCATCACCGGCACCGACACCTACTGGGTGGGCAAGAGCCTCGGGCGGGCGGCGGAACTGACGCATATCGCCTCCCAGCTCGGCAACACCGGGGCGCAGGGCGCGCTGCTGGGCAACATGAAGACCAAGCTGCAAGACTGGCTCACGCCGGGGGGTGAGAACTATTTCGCCTACGACGACGTGTGGGGCACATTGATCGGCTACCCGGCCTCCTACGGCTCGGACACCGAACTCAACGACCACCACTTCCATTACGGCTACTTCGTGCAGGCCGCCGCCGCCATCGCCATGTACGACCCGGCGTGGGCGAACACCTGGGCCGGGCAGATCAACGACCTGATCATGGACGCCGCCAACCCTGGGAGCGACACGCGCTTCCCACGGCTGCGGAACTTCGACCCCTACGCGGGCCACTCGTGGGCGTCGGGGCACGCGGGCTTCGCGTCGGGCAACAATAACGAGTCGTCCAGCGAGGCGATCAACTTCGCCACGGGTCTCATCCTGTGGGGGTCACTGACGAACAACGCGCAGGTGCGCGACCTGGGCATCTACCTGTACGCCACCGAGGTCAGCGCCATCGAGCAGTACTGGTTCGACGTGGACAACGCGGTGTACCCGAGCAACTTCATCCACCCGGCGGTCGGCATGAACTGGGGCGACGGCGGCTCATACTCGACGTGGTTCACCGCCGAACCCGAGATGATCCAGGGCATCAACTTCCTGCCGATTCAGCACGGCTCGCTGCACCTCGGCTCGCGGCCCGACTACATCAGGACGAACTACGCCCACATGACGGGCCAGAACGGCGGCGAACCCGGCGTGTGGCAGGACATCTGGTGGGGCTACCTCGCGCTCTCCGACCCGGCGGCGGCCATCCAGAAATTCGACGCGAACCAGGGCTACACGCCGGAGGAGGGCCAGTCGAAGGCGTTCACCTACCACTGGATTCACAACCTCAACGCGCTGGGCCGCCCGGACGTGGGCGTGACCTCGAACTCGGCGACCGCCGCCACCTTCAACAAGAACGGCACGCGCACCTACGTGGCCTACAACCCTGGGGGCGCGGCGACCACCGTGACCTTCTCCACGGGCGCGACGCTGAACGTGCCCGCCCGGTCGCTCGCCACGTCGAGCGGCGGCGTCATCACCAACCCGCCGCCCGCCCCGACCCTTCAGCCGGGTTCGTTCTACTCCCTCCGCACCGTGACGCCGGGCGTGACCCGCTACCTGCGCCATGCGGGGAGCCTCGCCTCCACCGAGGTCGTGGACGCGAACAGCGCCGCCGGTCTGAAGCAGGACGCCAGTTGGAAGGCCGCCCCCGGCCTCGCCGACGCGGGCTGCGTCTCGTTCGAGTCGGTGAACTTCCCCGGCTCGTACCTGCGTCACGCGGGGTCGCGCCTGCGGATCGACCCCAACAACACCACCGACCTCTTCCGGCAGGACGCGACCTTCTGCGTGAGGGCGGCCCTCGACCGCAGCGGCGGCAACGTGTCGCTGGCCTCCAAGAACTTCCCCAACAGCTACATTCGCCACCGGGGCGGCGAGGTCTGGCTCGACCCCAACGACAACAGCGCCGGATTCCGCGCCGACGCCTCGTGGGCACCCATGAGCGCCTGGAGCACCTCCGGCACCACGCCGCCGCCCCCCGCCGCCAGCGCGAACATCCCCGGCGTCGTGACGACGAACGCGGGAGCCATCGCCAATGGCGCGAGCAGAAGCTGGAACCTCAACGCCACGGGCGCGGCCAACCTGCGTCTGCGGCTGACCAGCAACAGCACGCAGAACAGCCGCTCGATCACCGTGGTCTTCGCCGGGCGGGAGATTCCGCTCTCCATCAACGCCGGGCAGACCGTCAACGTGGACTTCGCAGGCGTGGGCGCGGGCGCACAGACGCTCACCCTCCGCGCGGGGAATGACGCCGTATCCCTCGGCCAACTGGAGTTCGTGACGTACTGA
- a CDS encoding glycosyl hydrolase family 18 protein, with translation MTHHRALLPATFALLLGACSQPGQLSANESGRVSAQAACTAWVEGPTYTAGQVVTYGGATYTAIQTHTAYAGAGWNPRSTPSLWRPGGTCDGTPPPPPPSGDTTPPSNATLSASPTSLTAAGSVTLSATASDNVGVTRVEFLKNGALLSTDTTPGDGFRASDAFSSNTQNGTYSYAARAFDAAGNSRTSAAVSVSVNIPGAPPPPPPATGGYRRVGYFTQWSIYSRNYRLADVQRSGAAATLTHLNYAFGGISPDLTCTVTAQGKSDAFADYGKAFTAAESVDGVGDTWDQRLRGNFNQLRELKARNPGLRVLISLGGWTWSREFSDVALTDASRRKFVQSCVDLYINGNLPVSDGAGGPGAAAGVFDGIDIDWEYPASEGLPGNIVRPEDTRNFTLLLEEFRRQLGPGRLLTAALPAAPSKIAKLEVANIARSLDLMNVMTYDFRGAWAATGPTNFHSNLYPSPADPGSGEERTYSVDTAVTAYLRAGAPAGKLVVGLPFYGRGWTGVTNANGGLYQRATGAARGTVEAGYEDYKVLKNAPGTVFRDPTTRQMWKFDGSTFWSYDDPQVIADKTAYIKQRGLGGAMIWSLDGDDATATLSKAVAAGLR, from the coding sequence ATGACCCACCACCGCGCCCTGCTGCCCGCCACCTTCGCCCTGCTGCTGGGAGCCTGTAGCCAGCCCGGCCAGCTCTCAGCGAATGAATCCGGGAGGGTGAGCGCCCAGGCCGCCTGCACCGCCTGGGTGGAGGGACCGACCTACACCGCCGGACAGGTCGTCACGTACGGGGGGGCGACGTACACGGCCATCCAGACCCACACGGCCTACGCGGGCGCGGGCTGGAATCCCAGGAGCACCCCCAGCCTGTGGAGGCCAGGCGGGACGTGCGACGGCACCCCCCCGCCCCCGCCACCCTCCGGCGACACCACCCCGCCGTCGAACGCCACGCTGAGCGCCTCCCCGACCAGCCTCACCGCAGCGGGCAGCGTCACCCTGAGCGCCACGGCGAGCGACAACGTGGGCGTGACGCGGGTGGAATTTCTCAAGAATGGGGCGCTGCTGTCCACCGATACCACGCCGGGCGACGGCTTCCGGGCGAGCGACGCCTTTTCGTCCAACACGCAAAACGGCACATACAGCTACGCGGCGAGGGCCTTTGACGCCGCCGGGAACAGCAGGACGAGTGCCGCCGTGAGCGTCAGCGTGAACATCCCCGGCGCTCCCCCGCCCCCGCCGCCAGCCACGGGCGGGTACAGGCGGGTGGGCTACTTCACCCAGTGGAGCATCTACTCGCGCAACTACCGGCTGGCGGACGTGCAGCGCAGCGGGGCCGCCGCCACCCTGACGCACCTGAACTACGCCTTCGGCGGCATCTCGCCGGACCTCACCTGCACGGTCACGGCGCAGGGCAAGAGTGACGCCTTTGCGGACTACGGCAAGGCCTTCACCGCCGCCGAGAGCGTGGACGGCGTGGGCGACACCTGGGACCAGCGGCTGCGCGGCAACTTCAACCAGCTCAGGGAACTCAAGGCGAGGAACCCCGGCCTGAGGGTGCTGATCTCGCTGGGCGGCTGGACGTGGAGCAGGGAGTTCAGCGACGTGGCCCTGACCGACGCCTCGCGCAGGAAGTTCGTGCAGAGCTGCGTTGACCTCTACATCAACGGCAACCTGCCCGTCAGCGACGGCGCGGGCGGTCCGGGCGCGGCGGCGGGCGTGTTCGACGGCATCGACATCGACTGGGAGTATCCGGCCAGTGAGGGGCTGCCCGGCAACATCGTGCGGCCCGAGGACACGCGCAACTTCACGCTGCTGCTGGAGGAGTTCCGGCGTCAGCTCGGGCCAGGCAGGCTGCTGACCGCCGCCCTGCCCGCCGCGCCCTCCAAGATCGCCAAACTGGAGGTGGCGAACATCGCGCGCAGCCTCGACCTGATGAACGTGATGACCTACGACTTCCGGGGGGCGTGGGCGGCCACCGGACCCACCAACTTCCACTCCAACCTCTATCCCAGCCCCGCTGACCCCGGCAGCGGCGAGGAGAGGACCTACAGCGTCGATACCGCCGTGACGGCCTACCTGCGGGCAGGAGCGCCTGCGGGCAAGCTCGTCGTGGGCCTTCCGTTCTACGGGCGCGGCTGGACCGGCGTGACGAACGCGAATGGCGGCCTGTACCAGCGGGCGACGGGGGCCGCCCGTGGCACCGTCGAGGCGGGCTACGAGGACTACAAGGTCCTGAAGAACGCGCCCGGCACGGTGTTCCGCGACCCCACGACGCGGCAGATGTGGAAGTTCGACGGCAGCACCTTCTGGAGCTACGACGACCCGCAGGTGATCGCGGACAAGACGGCGTACATCAAGCAAAGGGGCCTCGGCGGGGCCATGATCTGGTCGCTCGACGGGGACGACGCAACCGCCACGCTGTCCAAAGCTGTGGCG